The candidate division TA06 bacterium genome segment CATCTTGGTGTGAAAGATGTTCTCCTGGTAAACGTTGACGTCCACCATCTGGTAATCTTTTAAAAGCTCCTTGGAGAGGTAGTTCTGGATGGAGTTGATCTTGTGGTCAATGTAGTATTTCTTGCCGGAGACGTCCCGGGTAAAGCCCCGCACCCGGTAATCCATGATGGCGATGTCCGAATAAAAACTGTTGATCAGGTAATTCAGGGCCCGCAGCGGCGAGATCACCCCGCAGGTGGAGATGTCAATGTCGGCCCTGAAGGTGCTGATGCCGTTGTCGGGGTGGCTTTCGGGATAGGTGTGAACCGTGATGTGGCTTTTGTCCAAGTGCCCCACCACGTCCTGGTGCTCTAAATTCTCGGCGACGCCGTTGGGGAAATCAAAATGCTCCGGCTGGAGGTGTTGCTCCGAGATCAGCATGGTGACGCTGGCCCCCTGGGGGTCGTAGTCCTGCTGGGCGATGTTCAGCACCTTGGCCCCGATGATGCTGGCCACCTCGGTCAGGATGTTGGTCAACCGGGC includes the following:
- the speD gene encoding adenosylmethionine decarboxylase; its protein translation is MRYKSQQISHIKNTRTDVKPLKSLKLYGFNNLTKTLSFNMYDICYAKSQKHREEYIKYIDEEYNAARLTNILTEVASIIGAKVLNIAQQDYDPQGASVTMLISEQHLQPEHFDFPNGVAENLEHQDVVGHLDKSHITVHTYPESHPDNGISTFRADIDISTCGVISPLRALNYLINSFYSDIAIMDYRVRGFTRDVSGKKYYIDHKINSIQNYLSKELLKDYQMVDVNVYQENIFHTKMVLKDFDIDEYLFGAGHKKMLAWDKFKIKKRLQKEMYEIFSGENTPRF